One Arthrobacter sp. StoSoilB19 DNA window includes the following coding sequences:
- a CDS encoding PAS domain-containing sensor histidine kinase, which translates to MSDPTAWSSGRLRFFKRPFHEYRLTDRVAMSQMPLFVTTILTALLVWAFFPDTMDNPLFVTFLISQLAIMALCYLIPWERLPYTSFLAIPLLDFISIAAGREGGQESLAGISLLAVFPVIWLCASGYYPRAALWLSFLGPLAIIWVPLLVKGNYTPQDFARSLLLPVMMLGIGVSVSVLTLSMMRQQTQLEEKDEQLRANLRISKRQEALLNTVLETVHLGVLAVDADGHDVLMNRKQRANHELARPKNIADPNESQLLVFGPDRKTLVAVEERPVRRAVLGETFTDYLVWLGEGKEQRAFVTTARAMKDSDGNLGGSVIVFSDVTDLVNALTAKDDFVSSVSHEFRTPLTSILGYVEILLADELEGPQREMLEIIRRNSERLLTLVSDLLSSRNGQLIVTPHAVDVAELVRSSVSSAMPRAAAAGVELRAETPERLEAHVDSARISQVLDNLVSNAIKYSPDGGEVVVSLAQEDGHVACRVTDTGMGMSPEDASEVFAKFFRTSSVRRTAIPGVGLGLPISKAIVEAHGGTIGVDSTLGEGTTFMFRVPV; encoded by the coding sequence ATGAGCGACCCCACAGCCTGGTCCTCCGGACGGCTGCGGTTTTTCAAGCGGCCCTTTCACGAGTACCGGCTGACGGACCGGGTGGCCATGAGCCAGATGCCGTTGTTCGTGACCACCATCCTGACGGCCCTGCTGGTCTGGGCGTTCTTCCCGGACACCATGGACAACCCCCTTTTCGTCACGTTCCTCATCTCCCAGCTGGCGATCATGGCGCTGTGCTACCTCATCCCCTGGGAGCGGCTGCCCTACACCAGCTTCCTGGCCATCCCGCTGCTGGACTTCATCTCGATCGCCGCCGGCCGGGAGGGCGGACAGGAAAGCCTCGCGGGTATCAGCCTGCTGGCCGTGTTCCCGGTCATCTGGCTCTGCGCGTCGGGCTACTACCCGCGGGCCGCCTTGTGGCTCTCCTTCCTGGGACCGCTGGCCATTATCTGGGTGCCGTTGCTCGTGAAGGGAAACTACACGCCACAGGACTTTGCCCGGTCGCTCCTGCTGCCGGTCATGATGCTGGGCATTGGCGTCTCAGTGAGCGTCCTGACCCTGAGCATGATGCGCCAGCAGACGCAGCTGGAGGAAAAAGACGAGCAGCTGAGGGCCAACCTGCGCATCAGCAAGCGCCAGGAGGCCCTGTTAAACACCGTGCTGGAAACCGTGCACCTGGGCGTCCTTGCCGTCGACGCCGACGGCCACGACGTCCTGATGAACCGGAAACAGCGCGCCAACCATGAACTGGCCAGGCCAAAGAATATCGCGGACCCCAACGAGTCACAGCTGCTGGTCTTCGGCCCTGACCGCAAGACGCTGGTCGCCGTGGAGGAGCGGCCGGTCCGCCGGGCTGTCCTGGGGGAAACCTTCACCGATTACCTCGTCTGGCTGGGCGAGGGGAAAGAACAGCGGGCCTTTGTCACGACGGCACGCGCCATGAAGGATTCCGATGGCAACCTCGGCGGCTCCGTCATCGTCTTCAGCGACGTCACGGACCTGGTGAACGCGCTCACCGCCAAGGACGACTTCGTCTCCAGCGTCTCCCACGAATTCCGCACGCCATTGACCTCCATCCTCGGGTACGTGGAGATCCTTCTGGCCGATGAGCTGGAAGGGCCGCAGCGCGAGATGCTGGAGATCATCCGCCGGAACTCCGAGCGGCTCCTGACCCTGGTGTCGGACCTGCTGTCCAGCAGGAACGGCCAGTTGATCGTCACGCCCCACGCCGTGGATGTGGCCGAACTCGTGCGCAGCAGCGTCTCCTCCGCGATGCCGCGGGCCGCCGCCGCCGGCGTCGAACTGCGGGCCGAAACCCCGGAGCGCCTGGAAGCTCACGTGGACAGCGCCCGGATCTCCCAGGTCCTGGACAACCTGGTGTCCAATGCCATCAAGTACTCACCGGACGGCGGCGAGGTGGTGGTGTCGCTCGCGCAGGAGGACGGCCACGTGGCCTGCCGCGTCACCGACACCGGCATGGGGATGAGCCCGGAGGACGCCTCCGAAGTGTTCGCCAAGTTCTTCCGCACCAGCAGCGTCCGCCGCACCGCCATCCCCGGCGTGGGCCTGGGCCTGCCCATCAGCAAGGCGATCGTCGAGGCACATGGCGGCACCATCGGCGTCGACAGCACGCTGGGCGAAGGGACCACCTTCATGTTCCGGGTACCGGTGTAG
- a CDS encoding response regulator transcription factor, producing the protein MSEARVGLVIEDDHDIRELVRTVLTQAGFDVSVASGGAEGVLMAKSLNPDVITLDLGLPDIDGFEVSRQIREFSDAYIVMLTARTEELDTLIGLESGADDYLTKPFRPRELRARVAAMMRRPRSVPDPGEVTVDASQDGTAHPERGNFSHNGLELSYASRTVAVDGKEMNLTRTEFELLYALLEAGRTVRTKSDLVRRLRDEDYDVGSYISEADERSVEVHMGNLRKKLGDSPQQPRWLQTVRGVGYRLAPGQH; encoded by the coding sequence ATGAGTGAGGCACGTGTGGGTCTGGTCATCGAGGATGACCACGACATTCGGGAACTGGTTCGCACTGTGCTGACCCAGGCTGGATTCGACGTCTCGGTCGCCAGCGGCGGCGCGGAGGGCGTCCTGATGGCAAAGAGCCTGAATCCTGACGTCATCACCCTGGACCTGGGGTTGCCGGACATCGACGGATTCGAGGTGTCGCGGCAGATCCGCGAGTTTTCGGATGCCTACATCGTGATGCTCACGGCCCGCACCGAGGAACTGGACACCCTGATCGGGCTCGAGTCGGGTGCGGACGACTACCTCACCAAACCGTTCCGGCCTCGCGAATTGCGCGCCCGCGTCGCGGCCATGATGCGGCGGCCACGCTCCGTTCCCGACCCCGGCGAGGTAACGGTGGATGCTTCCCAAGACGGAACTGCCCACCCCGAGCGTGGAAACTTCAGCCACAACGGGCTGGAGCTCAGCTACGCGTCCCGCACGGTGGCCGTCGACGGCAAAGAGATGAACCTGACCCGCACGGAGTTCGAACTCCTGTACGCGCTCCTGGAAGCCGGCCGGACGGTCCGGACCAAGTCCGACCTGGTGCGCAGGCTTCGGGATGAGGATTACGACGTCGGCAGTTACATCAGCGAGGCCGACGAACGTTCCGTCGAGGTCCACATGGGAAACCTGCGCAAAAAGCTGGGCGACTCGCCGCAGCAGCCGCGGTGGCTGCAAACAGTCCGCGGAGTGGGTTACCGCTTGGCGCCCGGGCAGCACTGA
- a CDS encoding Hpt domain-containing protein, translating to MSTSDDAPRPLVDQSVLDRLREELEEEEGYSRVFVGNFIEYLPQRLARLRLALTTGDLDGSMDAVLSLKTSSQMVGAERLAGLALELENEIRAEARHADMTVALPRLAAAYLRPITQCSRQTTHRLQAQCCPGAKR from the coding sequence ATGAGCACTTCAGATGATGCGCCCAGGCCGCTGGTAGACCAGTCCGTCCTGGACCGGCTGCGGGAAGAGCTTGAGGAGGAAGAAGGCTACAGCAGGGTCTTCGTGGGGAACTTCATCGAGTACCTGCCACAACGGCTGGCCCGTTTGCGGCTTGCCCTGACCACCGGAGACCTCGACGGATCGATGGATGCCGTCCTCAGCTTGAAGACCTCAAGCCAGATGGTTGGAGCCGAGCGGCTGGCGGGGCTTGCCCTGGAACTGGAGAACGAGATCCGGGCCGAGGCGCGACACGCTGACATGACGGTGGCATTGCCCAGGCTGGCAGCCGCGTACCTGCGGCCCATCACCCAGTGCAGCAGGCAAACCACGCACCGGCTGCAGGCTCAGTGCTGCCCGGGCGCCAAGCGGTAA